One region of Pyramidobacter sp. YE332 genomic DNA includes:
- a CDS encoding penicillin-binding transpeptidase domain-containing protein codes for MAWYLGALVRVHIYPDRRAVEQLAKQYQQSERKAMDRGSIYDGRGEPLALSITMYSVFLDPGVEGFEPGSLSNLTPYIGKEKVQALGEKLDRRFYWIKRYLERSEAEEIVKNCGKGFYIREERKRIYPKGNMLSHLLGFCDQDGWGLAGIELMWNGTLVVPEKMHTGYRGASVAAGMKRESRNRNDTQGLYLTIDSEIQYAVERFLGAQAAEIKAPWAAGICLETRTGAVKAMASYPVFDSNNRSTFKNLKALSNNAVNRVYEPGSTFKPIMVAMALEQGRVKQSDSFRCPAHLKVADGYISDSHPRDNGVMKVAQIIEKSSNVGMAQIGMKMPPSAPMKRCALGDRFPHGHQTER; via the coding sequence ATGGCCTGGTATCTGGGCGCGCTGGTGAGGGTCCATATTTACCCGGACCGGCGGGCGGTCGAGCAGCTCGCCAAGCAGTATCAGCAGAGCGAGCGCAAGGCGATGGATCGGGGCAGCATTTACGACGGCCGCGGCGAGCCGCTGGCTCTCTCCATTACGATGTACAGCGTGTTCCTCGATCCGGGAGTGGAAGGCTTTGAGCCCGGAAGCCTCAGTAATCTGACGCCTTATATCGGTAAGGAGAAAGTTCAGGCTCTGGGGGAGAAATTGGACCGCCGTTTTTATTGGATCAAACGTTATCTCGAGCGCAGCGAAGCGGAAGAGATCGTAAAGAACTGCGGCAAGGGATTTTACATCAGAGAGGAACGCAAACGGATCTACCCGAAAGGGAATATGCTTTCCCACCTGCTGGGATTTTGCGATCAGGACGGCTGGGGGCTTGCCGGCATCGAGCTGATGTGGAACGGCACGCTGGTGGTGCCAGAAAAAATGCACACGGGGTATCGCGGCGCCTCGGTCGCTGCGGGCATGAAACGGGAATCGAGAAACCGCAACGACACCCAGGGGCTGTATTTGACCATCGACTCTGAAATTCAGTACGCGGTAGAACGCTTTCTTGGCGCTCAGGCCGCCGAGATCAAGGCTCCCTGGGCGGCGGGAATTTGTCTGGAAACGAGGACCGGCGCCGTCAAGGCCATGGCCAGCTATCCCGTTTTCGATTCAAACAATCGTTCTACCTTTAAGAATCTGAAGGCTTTGAGCAACAATGCCGTAAACCGGGTGTACGAACCGGGTTCGACCTTCAAGCCCATCATGGTCGCCATGGCGCTCGAACAGGGACGGGTGAAACAGAGCGACTCGTTCCGTTGTCCCGCGCATCTGAAGGTGGCCGACGGTTATATCAGCGATTCCCATCCAAGGGACAACGGCGTCATGAAGGTAGCGCAGATCATCGAGAAATCGTCGAACGTGGGCATGGCCCAGATCGGTATGAAAATGCCCCCTTCAGCACCTATGAAGAGATGCGCTCTTGGGGATCGGTTCCCGCACGGGCATCAAACTGAACGGTGA
- a CDS encoding penicillin-binding transpeptidase domain-containing protein yields the protein MGIGSRTGIKLNGEEMGLLPTADKWYGITPANVAIGQGFAVTPLQLVTAFNAIVNDGILVRPYLVRSAVDGEGHQVYHSEPMEVNRVVSPRNSKWLRGVLRQVVVSGTGKPADSELVHVAGKTGTAQVARNGKYVKGLYNSSMIGFWPANDPQYTMLIVFGDVTGSLYYGGPVAGSVFKKIVDEVERLKGVGVK from the coding sequence TTGGGGATCGGTTCCCGCACGGGCATCAAACTGAACGGTGAGGAAATGGGGCTGCTGCCGACGGCCGATAAATGGTACGGGATCACTCCCGCAAACGTCGCCATCGGGCAGGGATTCGCGGTGACGCCGCTTCAGCTCGTCACGGCTTTTAACGCCATCGTCAACGACGGTATCCTCGTTCGCCCCTACTTGGTGCGGTCGGCCGTCGACGGCGAGGGGCATCAGGTGTATCACTCCGAGCCGATGGAGGTGAACCGCGTCGTTTCGCCGCGAAATTCCAAATGGCTTCGCGGCGTCCTGCGCCAGGTCGTGGTCAGCGGCACAGGCAAACCGGCCGACAGCGAACTGGTCCACGTGGCCGGAAAAACCGGCACCGCTCAGGTCGCCCGGAACGGGAAGTATGTCAAAGGGCTTTACAATTCGTCCATGATCGGCTTCTGGCCCGCGAACGATCCCCAGTATACCATGCTGATCGTTTTCGGCGACGTGACGGGCAGCCTGTACTACGGCGGTCCCGTTGCCGGTTCGGTTTTCAAAAAAATTGTCGACGAAGTGGAACGTCTGAAGGGCGTCGGCGTCAAGTAA
- a CDS encoding DNA-deoxyinosine glycosylase: MLIVHPLEPVFDASSRVLLLGTMPSPKSREAGFYYAHPQNRFWKVLAALFKSEVPFGREARREFVLRRRIALWDVLRSCEIEGASDASIKRPVPNDLSVVLDRAPIQAIFCTGTKSAAFYRKLIEPVTGHPATTLPSTSPANCAVSFERLCAAYGAILPWL, encoded by the coding sequence ATGCTCATCGTTCATCCTCTGGAACCTGTTTTCGACGCCTCATCCCGCGTTTTGCTCCTCGGCACCATGCCCTCGCCGAAATCGCGGGAGGCCGGGTTCTATTACGCCCATCCGCAGAACCGTTTCTGGAAGGTTCTGGCGGCGCTTTTCAAGAGCGAGGTCCCTTTCGGCCGAGAGGCTCGGCGAGAGTTCGTCCTGCGCCGTCGTATCGCGCTGTGGGACGTGCTGCGCTCGTGCGAGATCGAAGGCGCCAGCGACGCCTCGATCAAGCGCCCGGTGCCCAACGATCTATCGGTCGTTCTCGATCGCGCCCCGATTCAGGCCATTTTCTGCACTGGTACAAAATCAGCCGCTTTCTACCGCAAATTGATCGAACCGGTTACGGGGCATCCGGCAACAACGTTGCCCTCCACCAGCCCCGCCAATTGCGCCGTATCCTTCGAACGGCTTTGCGCCGCCTACGGCGCCATCCTTCCCTGGCTGTAG
- a CDS encoding hydrolase codes for MTPTPQEAYELLKEYNNGEFHLKHGRIVGDVMRWFAVDQGFGDEADFWQTVGILHDLDFEKYPEQHCVKEEEIMRERGVDERVIHATTSHGFGLTGIAVQPEHQMEKILFAADELTGLIGAVAVMRPSKSVGDLEVKSVKKKFKDKSFAAGCSRDVIRQGAEMLGWELDELIGKTIEAMRASENVD; via the coding sequence ATGACACCGACACCGCAGGAAGCCTATGAACTGTTGAAAGAGTACAACAACGGGGAGTTTCATCTCAAACATGGCCGCATCGTCGGCGACGTGATGCGCTGGTTCGCCGTCGATCAGGGGTTCGGCGATGAGGCCGACTTTTGGCAGACGGTGGGGATTCTTCATGATCTTGACTTCGAAAAATATCCGGAGCAGCACTGTGTCAAAGAAGAAGAGATCATGCGCGAGCGCGGCGTCGACGAACGCGTAATCCATGCGACGACCAGCCATGGTTTCGGTCTGACGGGGATTGCGGTCCAACCGGAGCACCAGATGGAAAAAATTCTCTTCGCCGCCGACGAACTGACCGGTCTGATCGGCGCTGTGGCGGTCATGCGTCCCTCCAAGAGCGTCGGCGATCTTGAAGTGAAGTCCGTGAAGAAAAAATTCAAGGACAAAAGCTTCGCCGCTGGCTGTTCACGTGACGTGATCCGTCAGGGAGCCGAAATGCTGGGCTGGGAACTCGACGAACTGATCGGCAAAACGATAGAGGCGATGCGTGCCAGCGAGAACGTGGACTGA
- the mraZ gene encoding division/cell wall cluster transcriptional repressor MraZ, whose product MDMFMGSYDHRIDNKGRLVMPAKFRSQIGDTVVCTVGLDNCLAVYPMDAWSVYLQKLQSLPFTKGQARQFMRTLLGAAEELPVDGQGRILLSVKLRKYAQLSDAVVVNGVNDHLEIWNSEKWSASNDEMLENFTSLAEGVSDLGV is encoded by the coding sequence ATGGACATGTTCATGGGAAGCTATGACCATCGCATAGACAACAAGGGGCGACTCGTCATGCCGGCGAAGTTTCGTTCCCAGATCGGGGACACCGTGGTCTGCACGGTGGGCCTCGACAACTGTCTTGCCGTCTACCCCATGGACGCATGGAGCGTATATCTGCAAAAGCTTCAGTCTCTGCCGTTCACCAAGGGGCAGGCCCGTCAGTTTATGCGCACGCTTCTCGGCGCGGCGGAGGAACTTCCCGTGGACGGACAGGGACGCATCCTTCTTTCCGTCAAGTTGCGCAAATACGCGCAGTTAAGCGACGCGGTCGTCGTCAATGGCGTCAATGATCATTTGGAAATCTGGAACAGCGAGAAATGGTCCGCCAGCAATGACGAGATGCTGGAGAATTTCACCTCCCTGGCCGAAGGGGTGTCGGACCTTGGAGTTTGA
- a CDS encoding ISAs1 family transposase, with product MNQTFLELLAEIEDFRTGNAIHYRLQDILLVSVLAVICNMDTYTEMAMFADHQKKYLAPFCDFRHGTPSHDTFGKVLSRLDPRVLSERFNAWMSELYVHLGKLAESRGMTVAIDGKTICRSGSSEQKASHVLTAFASRAQLVLGQIKTDEKSNEITAIPELLDLFQVKDTVVTIDAMGTQKDIAAKIIEKGGDYVLAVKGNQKKLHDDIIWHLRSEAQDTSTRELKAKGQYASTLEKDHGRIERRECYLSNDLSWFEGLEDWRGITGVAWIHNTRNVDNKTSTEDHYFIYSLKGARAQDLLRIKREHWAIENNLHWMLDMAFREDDCRARAKNAAEVMNILRKLALQMLKTCETCKCGMRSKRKLCGLGIPTALQVLGLVPTGVLIP from the coding sequence ATGAACCAGACATTTCTGGAACTGCTGGCAGAAATTGAAGATTTCCGCACAGGCAACGCGATCCACTATCGGCTCCAGGATATCCTTCTGGTCAGCGTGCTGGCCGTGATCTGTAACATGGATACCTATACGGAAATGGCCATGTTTGCCGATCATCAGAAGAAATATCTGGCGCCGTTCTGCGACTTCCGCCACGGCACCCCTTCTCACGATACCTTTGGCAAGGTGTTGAGCCGCCTCGATCCCCGTGTGTTGTCCGAACGCTTCAACGCCTGGATGAGCGAGCTGTACGTCCACCTGGGCAAGCTGGCGGAGTCAAGAGGCATGACCGTCGCCATCGACGGCAAGACCATATGCCGCAGCGGCAGTTCCGAACAGAAAGCCAGTCACGTGCTCACCGCTTTTGCCAGTCGGGCGCAGCTGGTCCTCGGTCAGATCAAGACCGACGAGAAGAGCAACGAGATCACGGCTATCCCCGAACTGCTGGATCTCTTTCAGGTCAAAGACACCGTCGTCACCATCGACGCCATGGGGACGCAGAAGGACATCGCCGCCAAGATCATCGAAAAGGGCGGAGATTACGTCCTCGCCGTCAAAGGCAATCAGAAGAAACTGCACGACGACATCATCTGGCACCTGCGCAGCGAAGCGCAGGACACAAGCACAAGAGAACTCAAAGCCAAAGGACAGTATGCCAGCACCCTGGAGAAGGATCATGGGCGCATCGAGAGAAGAGAATGTTACCTTTCCAACGACCTGAGCTGGTTCGAAGGACTTGAAGACTGGCGAGGCATCACGGGCGTCGCCTGGATCCACAACACCCGGAACGTCGATAACAAGACCAGCACTGAAGACCATTACTTCATCTACAGCCTGAAAGGAGCCCGGGCGCAAGACCTTCTGCGCATCAAGAGAGAGCACTGGGCGATCGAGAACAACTTACACTGGATGCTGGACATGGCCTTCAGGGAGGATGACTGTCGGGCGAGAGCGAAGAACGCGGCGGAAGTGATGAACATTCTGCGAAAACTCGCTTTGCAGATGCTGAAGACCTGTGAAACATGCAAATGCGGGATGAGGAGCAAGCGCAAGCTCTGCGGGCTTGGCATCCCTACGGCTCTGCAGGTCCTGGGGCTCGTCCCTACGGGGGTTCTTATTCCGTAA
- the rsmH gene encoding 16S rRNA (cytosine(1402)-N(4))-methyltransferase RsmH, producing the protein MEFEHVPVLLTKVVECMDLKADALIVDGTLGLGGYSEAFLKRSSRWRVVGIDRDEQARDIACRRLAPFGERFLALDGDFRNMKELCVSAGICAVDCVVLDLGVSNMQLADGRRGFSFREDGPLDMRMDPAAGTLSAAELVNDLSREALAEIFRKYGEERFAWSIAGEIVKERLKRPITTTAGLVEVIRRGIPAPVMRKMNGHPARKVFQALRIAVNDELGALEQGLNEAFSLLAQGGRLLVVTYHSLEDRIVKRRFKEWSEEGKGVPEPRKGQVPDDEEIERNPKSRSARLRGFFKKDMPNKAEGRIGPWRKV; encoded by the coding sequence TTGGAGTTTGAACATGTCCCCGTGCTCCTGACGAAAGTCGTCGAGTGCATGGACCTCAAAGCCGACGCGTTGATCGTTGACGGCACGTTGGGACTGGGCGGTTATTCGGAGGCGTTTTTAAAGCGCTCCTCCCGGTGGCGGGTCGTCGGCATCGATCGCGACGAACAGGCGCGAGACATTGCCTGCCGGCGGCTGGCTCCTTTTGGGGAGCGTTTTCTGGCTCTCGACGGAGACTTTCGAAATATGAAGGAACTGTGCGTATCCGCCGGGATCTGTGCGGTTGACTGTGTGGTGCTCGATCTGGGCGTGTCGAATATGCAGCTGGCCGACGGCCGGCGCGGTTTTTCGTTCCGCGAGGACGGGCCGCTGGATATGAGGATGGATCCCGCTGCGGGAACTCTCTCGGCGGCGGAATTGGTGAACGATCTTTCACGGGAAGCTCTGGCGGAGATTTTCAGGAAATACGGCGAAGAACGTTTTGCCTGGAGCATTGCCGGCGAGATCGTCAAGGAACGGCTGAAAAGGCCGATAACGACCACGGCGGGACTGGTGGAAGTGATCCGCCGGGGGATCCCCGCTCCGGTAATGCGGAAAATGAACGGGCATCCGGCGCGGAAGGTGTTCCAGGCCCTGAGGATTGCGGTGAACGACGAACTGGGCGCGCTGGAACAGGGATTGAACGAGGCGTTTTCGCTCTTGGCTCAGGGAGGACGTCTGCTCGTCGTGACGTATCACTCGCTGGAGGATCGCATCGTCAAGCGGCGGTTCAAAGAATGGAGCGAAGAGGGAAAAGGCGTTCCGGAGCCGCGAAAGGGACAGGTTCCGGACGACGAGGAGATAGAGCGCAATCCGAAGTCGCGCAGCGCACGGCTTCGCGGTTTTTTCAAGAAAGATATGCCGAATAAGGCGGAAGGGCGGATCGGACCATGGCGCAAGGTGTGA
- a CDS encoding ArsA family ATPase, which produces MTYKRFTFFGGKGGTGKTTCSSAYALHLARQGVRTLAVSTDPAHSLADAFGTGIGSSVVKLEENLWGLEIDAALEAKKYMEGIREQMRQIVSPAIVEEIDKQLRIAYVSPGSEESAIFDCFVDLMERAGEKYDAIVFDTAPTGHTLRLLTLPEVLGMWMEHLLEKRRKAMDMMRLASHYERDLLEKLKEDPVFDLLTRRRDRFQRARDLLTDHELTTFHFVLNAEKLAVLETERAVALMNEFEIAVGPLIVNRVMPPEAGSFFEKRRAQQAQYLEQIQKEFGKYGVVQLPMLDGDIEGMGELEKLLPLLAALEAKKSAAS; this is translated from the coding sequence ATGACTTATAAACGGTTCACATTCTTCGGCGGCAAGGGCGGTACCGGCAAGACGACGTGTTCGTCGGCTTATGCGCTTCATCTGGCTCGCCAAGGCGTGCGTACGCTGGCGGTGTCCACCGATCCGGCTCATTCCCTGGCCGATGCGTTTGGCACCGGAATCGGCAGCTCTGTGGTCAAGCTCGAGGAAAATCTCTGGGGACTGGAGATCGACGCTGCGCTCGAAGCGAAGAAATACATGGAAGGCATTCGCGAACAGATGCGTCAGATCGTCAGTCCCGCAATTGTGGAGGAGATCGACAAACAGCTGCGCATCGCTTATGTGTCTCCCGGTTCGGAGGAATCGGCGATCTTCGATTGTTTTGTCGATCTGATGGAGCGCGCGGGGGAGAAATACGACGCGATCGTTTTCGATACGGCCCCCACCGGGCATACGCTGCGCCTGTTGACGCTGCCCGAGGTGCTTGGCATGTGGATGGAACATCTGCTGGAAAAACGCCGCAAGGCTATGGACATGATGCGCTTGGCCTCCCATTACGAACGCGACCTGCTCGAGAAACTGAAAGAAGATCCCGTCTTCGATCTGCTGACTCGCCGTCGCGACCGTTTTCAGCGTGCCCGCGATTTGTTGACCGATCACGAACTGACGACCTTCCACTTTGTACTCAACGCCGAGAAATTGGCAGTCCTCGAGACGGAGCGGGCCGTGGCCCTGATGAACGAATTCGAAATCGCCGTGGGGCCGCTGATCGTCAACCGCGTCATGCCGCCTGAAGCGGGGAGTTTTTTCGAGAAAAGAAGAGCTCAGCAGGCTCAATATCTCGAACAGATCCAAAAGGAGTTCGGAAAGTATGGCGTCGTGCAGCTGCCGATGCTCGACGGCGACATCGAAGGCATGGGGGAGCTGGAAAAGCTCCTGCCTCTGCTGGCTGCGCTTGAGGCGAAGAAAAGCGCCGCTTCGTAA
- a CDS encoding UDP-N-acetylmuramoyl-L-alanyl-D-glutamate--2,6-diaminopimelate ligase: MDRRLKRGLEDLKNAGLLTDIGGDWNKIPADCTLKSDSRTVGPGDIFACVVGLHADGHRFIEQALKAGVSYLLIQRPEPGLPIPWIQVTDVRSAMGYLAAALNEEPSEKMKMFAVTGTQGKSTTSYMMRSILQNCGVKCGLLGTIVYDDGSKSVLADRTTPEGSEIQQFLKRMVDNGCQACSMECSSHGIVQGRLSGCVYDGAVFTNLTPEHLDFHGTMENYYEAKVALFRKYLKPGAAVAPNVASEYGRRLAAEFPKAMTWALDSPARLQGTNVKLDIDGSEFDLLLDGRKMGRVRIPLSGRYNVENALGAAAVCLAEGCNERKVAEGLALMPQVPGRMERLNLDNGVRVIVDYAHTADSLKALLETLRPLTEGRLVSLFGHGGDRFAGHRPLLGRAAAQKADRIFVTMDNPRTEDPVKIAEQIVAGIKEVRADDCWSVELPRDAAIRKALDWCRRGDLLVLSGKGPEPYLEINGVKYPYSDRSVVEGWAVERGVKIR; this comes from the coding sequence ATGGATCGGCGATTGAAAAGAGGACTTGAAGATCTGAAAAATGCTGGGCTTCTGACAGATATCGGCGGTGACTGGAACAAAATACCGGCGGACTGCACCCTGAAAAGCGACTCCCGGACCGTCGGCCCGGGAGATATTTTTGCCTGCGTCGTAGGGCTTCATGCCGACGGACATCGTTTTATCGAGCAGGCGCTGAAAGCCGGCGTGTCGTATCTTTTGATCCAGCGTCCCGAGCCGGGGCTGCCGATCCCCTGGATCCAGGTAACCGACGTCCGGTCGGCGATGGGATATCTCGCCGCGGCTTTGAACGAAGAGCCGTCTGAAAAGATGAAAATGTTCGCCGTCACGGGCACTCAGGGCAAAAGCACCACCAGCTACATGATGCGCAGCATTCTGCAAAACTGCGGCGTCAAATGCGGCCTGCTGGGAACGATCGTTTACGACGACGGTTCCAAGTCTGTGCTCGCCGACCGCACGACGCCCGAAGGCAGCGAGATCCAGCAGTTTTTGAAGAGAATGGTCGACAACGGCTGCCAGGCCTGTTCCATGGAGTGCTCTTCGCACGGCATCGTGCAGGGGCGTCTGAGCGGGTGCGTCTACGACGGCGCCGTGTTCACCAATCTGACGCCCGAACATCTCGACTTTCACGGGACGATGGAGAACTACTACGAAGCCAAAGTGGCGCTGTTCCGCAAATACCTCAAGCCGGGCGCGGCCGTGGCGCCGAACGTCGCCAGCGAATACGGCCGCCGTCTTGCGGCCGAATTTCCGAAGGCCATGACCTGGGCGCTCGATTCTCCGGCCCGCCTCCAAGGGACGAACGTAAAACTCGACATCGACGGGAGCGAGTTCGATCTGCTCCTCGACGGGCGCAAGATGGGCCGCGTCCGTATCCCGCTTTCGGGACGATACAACGTGGAAAACGCGCTTGGCGCGGCGGCCGTCTGTTTAGCCGAGGGCTGCAACGAAAGAAAGGTCGCCGAAGGCCTGGCTCTCATGCCTCAGGTGCCCGGACGCATGGAACGCCTGAATCTCGACAACGGCGTGCGCGTCATCGTCGATTACGCGCACACGGCCGATTCGCTGAAAGCGTTGCTGGAGACGCTGCGCCCGTTGACCGAAGGCCGGCTCGTCAGCCTCTTCGGGCACGGCGGCGATCGTTTCGCCGGGCATCGTCCGCTGCTGGGACGGGCGGCGGCGCAGAAAGCCGACCGGATCTTCGTCACCATGGACAACCCGCGCACGGAAGATCCCGTCAAGATCGCCGAGCAGATCGTGGCGGGCATCAAGGAAGTCCGCGCCGACGATTGCTGGTCCGTCGAGCTGCCTCGCGACGCGGCGATCCGCAAGGCCCTGGACTGGTGCCGCCGCGGCGATCTGCTGGTGCTCTCCGGCAAGGGGCCGGAGCCGTATCTGGAAATCAACGGCGTCAAATATCCTTATAGCGACCGGTCGGTCGTCGAGGGCTGGGCCGTCGAGAGGGGCGTGAAGATCCGGTGA